Part of the Gammaproteobacteria bacterium genome, TTCATGCGCGCCATGTCGACACCTGTAGGACATTCTCGCTTGCAGGCCTTGCAGCCGACGCACAGCGACATCGATTCAGCCATTTCACTCGAGGTAAAAGCATTAGGCCCCAGCTGCCCTGTCAGCGCCAGGCGAAGCGTATTCGCGCGGCCTCGCGTCGAATGGGTTTCGTCGCCTGTTGCGCGAAATGAAGGACACATCACCGCGGCGTCCTGTTTACGGCAGGCGCCATTGTTGTTGCACATTTCAACTGCACCGGAAAACCCTCCCCAGGTTGACCAGTCCAATTGTGTTGATCTTTTGCCGTCTAGATATTCCGGTCCGTAGCGAAACAAAGAACGATCATCCATGCGCGGTGGATCAACGATTTTGCCTGGATTAAAAAGACCATCTGGGTCAATTATTTGTTTTACTTGTTCGAAAATATTCAGCATTCGATCGCCAAACATGATTGGGTGGAATTCTGAACGAACGATGCCATCGCCGTGTTCACCGGAGTGCGAACCTTCATATTCCCTCACGATGGAAAAGGCCTGCTCAGCAATAGAACGCATCTTCCGAACATCTTCAGGACTTTTCATATTCAGTACGGGACGCACATGAAGACAGCCTTCTGAAGCGTGCGCATACCAGGTGCCACGTGTTCCATGATCTTCAAAAATTCGGGTCAGCCGATCGGTGAACTCTGCCAGGTGTTCAAGCGGCACCGCACAATCCTCAATAAACGACACCGGTTTGCGGTCACCTTTCATCGACATCATGATGTTGAGGCCCGATTTTCGAACCTCCCAAACCGACTGCTGGTCTGCCGGGTTGACGATGTCCACGACAGACCCTGGATGGCCCAGGTCAGCCATAAGCGTCGATAGGTCGCCCAGCTGTTGCTGCAGTTTGGTGGGTTCCTCTCCTGCGAACTCAACCAGCAGCAGCGCGTCAGGATCGCCATTTACAAAGCGGGTCAGCGTTTTACTGAACATGGGGATATCCAGCGCCAGTTCTATCAGGGTCCTGTCGATCAGTTCGACCGCGTCTGGACCCAGACCCACGATGTGTTGCGTTGATTCCATCGCCTGGTAAAACGAAGGGAAATGACAGATTCCTAGAACTTTGTAGGCAGGTATGGGTTGTAAGCGCAGTGTCAGTTGGCGTGTAAATGCAAGTGTGCCTTCTGAACCAACCAGCAATTGGGCCATATTTTGCTCACGCTGTTGTAACGCTGGTGGCAGCATGGCATCAATGTTGTAACCACCGACCCGGCGATGCACTTTGGGAAACCGTGTTGTGATCTCAGTGGACTCACGATCGGCAAGCTCGATCAGTGATTGCGTCAGTCGACGATAAATCTCGGGTTCATGTAGATCAGTATTCGCGGGTCCAATTGGGCCAAACTGTGCCTGTTCGCCACTGGCGAGTACTGCATCGATGGTCAGTACGTTATCCCGCATCAGCCCATAGCGTATTGATCGGGCGCCACAGCTGTTGTTTCCCGCCATGCCTCCCAGTGTGGCCTGACTGGCTGTTGATACGTCGACCGGGAAAAACAAGCCATGGGGTTTCAACTGCGCATTGAGTTGATCTAGAACTATGCCTGGTTCGACGGTAACAGTCCGTTCGGCTGTGTCCAGTTCGACAATTTGGTTTAAGTGTTTTGATACGTCAATCACTAATGCCAACCCTACGGTTTGGCCGCTTTGTGATGTGCCGGCACCACGAGGAAGCACCGGTATACCTTCCTCCGAAGCGATGTCGATGATGGTCGTTAGATCGTCCTGTGCCTGTGGGATGACAACGCCAATCGGTTCGATCTGGTAGATTGATGCATCTGTGCTGTACCGTCCGCGGCTGAAGTGATCGAACAATACCTCACCCTTGATAGACCTCGACAGTTTCTGCGCGAGCCTGCTATCGCCGATTCGCGCCTTAAGTGGAGAATTGTCGTAGTGACTCATACTGTGCACAATAGTCGTTCGTTGGATGGTCGATTAACATGGTGTCGGTACGGATGTCCGATCGACACGGCATCTGCTGGCAGTGTAGTGTAGAACGAGAGATTATGACTGGAAACCGAAGCGGACGACATTTTCTACAGATTCCTGGACCGACCAATGTCCCGGAACGCGTACTGCGGGTTATTCAGCAGCCCACGATCGATCACCGTGGCCCACGTTTCCAGCAGCTGGTGCGTGATATTCTTGATCGCCTGCAGCTGATATTCAGAACAGACAGTCCGATTATTATTTTTCCATCGTCGGGTACCGGTGCCTGGGAAGCCGCGCTGGTGAATACACTGTCGGCCGGGGATAAAGTACTGATGTATGAGACCGGACATTTCGCTTCGTTGTGGTACACGCTGGCTGAGCGATTGGGACTCGATCCTCAACTGATCGCAGGGAATTGGCGTACCGGTATAGACGCAGACGCCATCCAACGCATACTTGAGGAGGACAGCGGGCACAACATCAAAGCTGTCTGTGTTGTGCACAATGAAACATCGACTGGTGTCACCTCCGATATTCAGGCGGTGCGGCACGCGATAGATTCGGCCGGGCACGCGGCGCTGCTGATGGTGGATACCATCTCCTCCCTGGCTTCGATCGATTACCGACACGATGAGTGGGGCGTCGATGTCACCGTTGCCGGTTCCCAGAAAGGTCTAATGTTGCCGCCAGGGCTTGGTTTTAATGCCGTTAGCGAGAAGGCATTGTCTGTGACAGAAAAGGCAACTCTGCCACGATCATACTGGAGTTGGATGGAGGTCTTGGCGGCTAATCAGACTGGTTTTTTCCCGTATACCCCAGCGACCAACCTGCTCATGGGGCTACAGGAAGCAGTCGATATGTTGTTGGGAGAAGGGCTCGAGAACGTATTTTCTCGGCATATGAGATTCGGTGAGGCCACACGGCGTGCCGTACAGGCTTGGGGGCTGGAGCTGCTGTGTCTGAACCCGCTGGAATACAGCAATTCTTTGACTGCAGTAATGATGCCTGAAACAATCAATGCGGATGATTTCCGGCGGGTAGTGCTGGAACGATTTGATATGTCGCTGGGCAACGGGCTGGGACAGCTTGCCGGTAACGTATTTCGAATTGGCCATCTCGGTGATTTTAATGATCTGATGCTGATGGCTACTTTGGCTGGCATCGAGATCACTTTGGATGTAGCTGCCGTGCCTCACAAAAAGGGCGGTGTGCAGGCAGCAGTAGACTATATTGCAGCTCAGGTTCAGGGATAAATGTTAGCTGTTTGACGGTTGCTTAATTGAGAACGGGGGATGAAAGCATGACCATCATCGAACAACGAGACCAGGCTGTAACCGAGACAGTGGGTCGGGTGCGTTTAATAGAACAGCAGCACGGGGTTAATTACGATGCGCTGGGCAAGATTCGGGATGAGCTTATCGATCTTACTCGGAATAAAGAAATGTTTCCCCGAAGTAGTTTTCCTATAACTGAGGATGGTGGATCTGCGGTCTACCGAATTTCTGAAGATTCAGATCATCGTTATGCACTCTATGCATCTGTCGGTGCCGTGGGCAAATCAGTGCCGCCCCACAACCACACGACCTGGGCCGTCATCGTGGGCGTCTATGGAGATGAACTGAACCGGTTCTATCAGCGAACTGATGATGCATCTACAGAGGGTTATGCGGAACTGGAAGAAACAGGGAGTTCTGTGGTTCACCACGGCAATGGCGTTGTTTTTCTACCGGACGATATTCATGCAATCTCTACTGATGATTCAGAACCCACAGTGCATCTGCATATGTATGGACTCGCCTTGGATTACCTTCATGAAAGACTAGTATTTGATCAAGCAGGGAAAACGGTAAAAACCATGTCTATCCGAACCGATATCCAGACGCCGGTCGCTTGACTGATTTGATCGTCGATATTCGTGTGTTCAACTCAACGCACGACTGGATCTGATTGGTCTGGGCCGGATCAATGACACGACTATTGCATTATAGGAGTTGTTGAGATGAGTTTTGTATCACCGAGTCAACTGAAAGAGCAGATTATCGAAGGTAAAGAGCTCGCCGTAGTGGATGTCAGAAGTGGGGGCGCTTTTGCCGGCGCCCACCTGCTTTACGCGATCTCGATTCCTTTGGCAAACCTTGAACTGGAGTTCCGGCATCTGATTCCTCGATTAGAAACACCAATTGTGCTTTGTGACGATGCCAGTGGGCTGGTAGATATTGCCGTGGTACGTCTTACCGAATTCGGCTATACACAGGTGAATATTCTGGATGGTGGGATAGAGGCATGGGAGAAAGGCGGTTACGAGATCTTCTCAGGTGTAAACGTACCCAGTAAGGCTTTTGGAGAATTTGTTGAACATAAATACGGCACGCCTCGCCTACCAGCCGAGGAGATAAAAGCCAAACTCGATGCCGGTGAAAATATTGTCATTCTGGATAGTCGGCCAATGAAAGAATTCACCAGCATGAGTATTCCGGGTGGGATTTGTTGTCCTGGTGCAGAGCTTGCTTACCGGATCAGCGATGCAGTCGATGATCCACAGACGCTTGTTGTGGTCAATTGTGCGGGTAGAACGCGCAGTATTATTGGGGCACAGTCACTGATTAATGCCGGTATACCGAATCCAGTTGTGGCACTGGAAAACGGTACCATGGGATGGCATCTGGCAGGTTATGGGTTAGACCATGGTCAGGTTCGACGCGCGCCAAACGTAACAAAAAATGGGCTCGAGCGTTCACGGAAGATGGCCGATACGGTGGCCAAGCGGTTTGGCGTTGAAAAGGTATCGAGTGCTGACCTGGAAAGATTTCGTACGCAAACAAGTGAGATTACCCTGTTTGTTCTGGATGTGCGTTCGCCAGAAGAATATATAGCTGGCCATCTTCCGGGTTCTCGATCAGCCCCCGGGGGGCAGCTGGTTCAGGCTACAGATGAGTATGTTGGTGTTCGACATGCCCGTCTGATACTGGTAGACGATACTGGTGTTCGTGCGACCATGACCGCATCCTGGCTGATTCAGATGGGGTGGGACAACGTCTATGTGCTGGACGGTGGGCTGACGCAATCTGGTCTTGAAGTAGGACCAGAACAAAGAGAAGTTTTGGGTCTAGGGAACCTGGATGTTCAGCTTGTTGAGGCTTCTGTGCTCAACGAATTAATCACGCAAGAAAACGCTGTCGTGATTGATTTGGCAGACAGCCTCGAATTCAGAGCAGGACATATACCCGGTGCTGTGCGGGCTTCACGCTCTGGGCTGGAAAATGTGTTAGGAAAACTGGCTGGCGATGACGTGACGGCTATACTGACATCAGCTGACGGTGTCCTGGCCAAGTTTGCTGCCGCTGAGGAGTCTCACAGAGACGACCTCACAGTGTATGTTTTGGACGGCGGTATTGATGCGTGGACAGCTGCGGGTTATGCCCTGGAATCGGGAGACGATCCGGCTGCGGGTGAACTGTCGGAGGACGTCTGGTATAGACCTTATGAGCAGACCGATGCCATCGAAGAAGCGATGCATGCCTACCTGACCTGGGAAGTGGCTCTGGTTGAACAGATTGAGCGTGACGGTACAACACGTTTTCGTCGTTTTGACCCCTGATGGATCTTCACAAACTCGGTACAGTTGAAATTCTCAGTGGGCTGCGGATCCGCAGCTTTTCGGTTGTTGAACTCGTACAGACTCTGTTGGAGCGCATCAGTGCACTCGATTATCTGCAGGCGTGGGTCTGTGTTGATCCTGAAGGCGTGGTAGAGCAGGCTCGTCAGAAACAGGCCGAACTTGATGCAGGATCCAGTGCGCCGCTGATCGGTGTCCCGACCGGGGTTAAGGATATTTTCTACACCGCCGGTGTACCGACCACCGCTTGTTCCAAGGTTTATGCGGATTTTGTTCCCAAGCACGATGCGACGACAGTGGCGCGTCTTCAGCAAGCAGGCGGGATTATGCTCGGCAAGACAGTCACCACCGAGTTTGCCTATCGGGATCCGTCCCCAACCCGCAATCCCTGGAACACCGACCATACGCCTGGCGGTTCGAGCAGTGGCTCGGCCGCCGCAGTTGCGGCGATGATGTGCCCGACCGCATTTGGCAGTCAGACCCGCGGTTCCGTGCTTAGGCCCGCTTCCTATAACGGTATCGTGGGCCTGAAACCGACTTTCGGGCGGGTGAGTCGATTCGGCGTCGTTCCCTTGAGTTGGTCTTTTGATCACGTCGGCTGGATGGCCAGGTCAGTTGAAGATGTGGCCCTGATGCTTCAGGTCATGGCCGGTCCGGACAAAAACGATCCAACCACTGTGCAGGACGAAGTACCGGATTACTGCGTGGGGTTGAAGAATCCGGATCCACCCCACGTGGGGGTACTGGAAGACTACTTTCTCGAAAATGCGGATGACGATGTACGTGCTCACACCCAGGAAGTCGTCGAACGTCTGGCGCGCGATGGCGCCAGAATCGAACATCTCGCACTGCCAGAAAGTTTTGAACGCGCGATGGCGGATCAACTGACCATCCTGACAGTGGAAGCTGCCAACTTTCATGAACCGCTGCTCAAAGAAAAGGCTGATCTTTATGGGCCCAACATCCGGGAACTGGTAGAAACGGGTCTGGGTATCGATGCAGTGACCTATTCCCGGGCGTTGGAAAGCCGCCTTCAGTTAATTGCCGATGCCGAGGCATTGGCGAAGAAGGCACAGGTGCTGTTGACGCCGACCACACCAACGCCGGCACCAGGTGACCTTAGCGTGACTGGCAGTGCGATGTTTCAGGGCCCATGGACTTCTACTGGACTGCCTACCGTGACCGTTCCTTCGGGGCTTTCTCAATCCGGCCTACCGCTGGGAATACAGCTTATAGCGGCCAGACTGGAAGAGCCCAGATTGCTGAGTGCTGCCAGATGGTGTGAGCAGGTGCTTGGCAGGATGCCAGCGCCACCTCTGCAGATTTAGATTCGCTCAGGCTTCGTCAGGGCTTTTCAGGCGGCTGTTCATTGGCGACGGTGACCCCGCTTTGGATCAATGTGCTGATTTCCTCATCAGTGTAGCCGACGTCGTGCAATATAGACCGAGTGTGTTCAGCGTAACGCGAGGCCGGTTGTTTGGGCCCGCCGGGTGTCTGTGAGAATTTAACCGGCAAACCCAGCGTTCTGACCGGACCGGCGTCAGGATGGGACTGTGTGAGCACCATCTCACGAGCCAGCGCTTGTGGGTCATCATGCATTTGTAAAATTGTGTTGATCGGACCTGCGGGTACACCCGCTTGCTCCAACAGATCCAGCCAGGCCTCGGTGGTTTTTGCGGACAACTTGTCGTTGAGATGCCGCTCCAGCAGCGTAAGATTTTCCATGCGTGCTTCGTTTGTACAGAAACGCGGGTCCTCAAGCATGTCGGGGTCGATAAGTTCCGCAAACCGTTTCCAGGTGGGCCCGTTGGCAGCCCCGACCGTTATCCATCCGTCTTCAGTCTGCAGTGCCTGATAGGGAGCGTTCAGCGGGTGTCCAGACCCCAGTGGTTCAGGCGCTCGGCCTGTTGCGAATGCAATCGCCGAATGCCAGTAAGTCTGGACAATACCTGCTTCGAACAGCGAAGTGTCCACCATTTGTCCTTCACCCGTGACTTCGCGGTGTCGAAGGGCGGCACAGATACCCATTGCGAGAAGAATGCCGGCGGTGATATCGGTCAGGGGTACGCCTGGCTTGACGGGACTTCTCCCTGGCCCCTCACCCGTGACACTCATGATGCCAGACATTCCCTGGGCGATGAGATCGAAACCGGCACGTTCCTTGTATGGGCCAGTTCGTCCAAATCCACTGATGGCGCCGTAGATGATTTGAGGGTTGAACTGACAAATTGTTTTGTAACCCAGGCCCAGTCGTTCGAGCACACCGGGGCGAAAATTTTCCAGGATCACATCGGCATCCAGCAGCACTTTTTTTGCGACTTCAATGCCTTGTGGCGACTTCAGATTGAGGGGTAATGTTCGTTTGTTGCGATTCAAGATCATATAGGTGGCTGATACGCCGTTGATGGAATAGGGGTCGCTGGCGTTGCGTGCCTCGTCCGCTTCGAACGGCGCCCGTTCAATCTTGATCACCTCAGCACCCATGTCAGCGAGCATCAACGCGCAGGTCGGGCCGGCCATCGCGTGGGTAAAATCAACGACACGAATGCCATTAAGAGGTCCATACCCTGTTTTCATCAGTTCTCTCCGTGGATAACAACAAATCAATCGAATTGTCGGACTCAATAGGTCTTTTCAAGGACCAGCACAACGATGCCGACGATAAGCAACACGACGCCTACAATTTCCTTGCGACTGACTTTTTCTCGAAAAATAAGAACAGACGCAAGAAATGTAAACAGCAGTTCTATCTGGCCGAGTGCACGCACAAAAGCCGCGTTGGTTAGCGTAAAGGCGATGAACCAACAGATTGAGGCAATCCATCCAGCAAAACCAACAGTAGCGCAATGGCGCCAGTTGATAAACGTGCGTGTAATCTGGCCGGGTTCCCGGTAGTACAACCAGGCGGACATCACGATACTCTGAAACACAGTTGCAATTGCGAGGGTATAGGCTGATTTTGCCAGTATCGAATCACCCTCCAGCGACAACAACGCACCCCGAAACAGTACGGCTGACAATCCGAGGAAGAATCCGCAGGCAAGCCCTATCATGGTAGATTTCTGGCGCAGTCCGGAAACCAGGCTCGCGACCGAGAGTTTAGATTTGCCGGCAGTCATGATCAGTACCCCGGCGGTTGCGACTACAACGGCGGAGGTGGCCAAACCAGATATCATTTCATGCAGAACAATAGCTTCGAGAACGACGACCTGTACGACTTCTGTTTTGGACAGTGCCGTGCCCACGGTAAAGTTGGAAAATGAGAAAAGCCACATCAGCAAAAACGTGAAAGTAATCTGTGCAATGGATCCAGCGATAATCCAGGTCACGAACGTCGAACTCGGTGTCGGCAGGTCTAATCCAAATCCGAGCGTTAAAAGCGCAAGCCAGACCAGAGCAAAAGGGCAGGCGTAAAGGAAACGCACATAAGCCGCGCCCATGTCCGAGAGTTTCGATTTAAGGTGGCGTTGGACGGCCGAACGGACATTCTGGAAAAATGCGGCCGCGATCGTGACTGGAATCCAGAGTATTGTCACAGTCATAGTCCCAGTGTCAGCTGCCTGGTCACAACGGATCGAAGCATATGGATCATGGTCATCGGCTGAATTGAAAGATGAACCATGTTTGCGCTTCAGAGCAGGTAAGCAAAAAGCGGATCACGGATCAGTGCGTCCGGCTGACTTCGAATCCCGCGGACTCGGGTTCGTCATCAATAATCTCTTCGGGAAAGCCCGGGGCAAGCAGTTTTTCACTACAGGCCTCTTCGAGTCGACGGACAATATTTGGTGACCATTCACGCGGACCATAGCGGTTCTGACCATCTTTGAAAATATCGAGCAGTAGAGGAGCAAGTTCTAGCGGTACGTTGGTTCGATCCGCAACGGCTTGAAACAGACTCATGTCCTTAACAACCAGGTCGAGTGTGAAATTTATATTTCGACTGCCATTGAGTATCACCTGGCTTTCGGTTTCGTGTACAAAGGAATTACCCGATGAGATTCGGATTGCGTCGTAGCTCGTACTCAGGTCGAGACCCGAACACTTTGCGGTCATCAAGGCTTCTCCCAGCGCAACAAGGTTTACGGATGCCAGGTAGTTTGTGATTACTTTGAGTAGGGATGCAGATCCCAGAGGGCCGGTGTGCAGGATCTGCCGTCCCATCGCGCTGATGACAGGTAGGGCGCGGTCAAAAGTATCTCGATCGGTGCCGACGAAGATCGAGATATTTCCGGTCGCGGCGCGATGACATCCTCCAGAGACCGGGCAATCGATCGCTTCACCGCCGGCAGCCAGAACCTGCTTACCCAGGCGTTTCACTTCATGCTCGTCGGTGGTGCTCATTTCAGCCCAGATCTTGCCGTCCGCCATTTCGGACAGAATACCGTCTTGGTCTTCCATGACTGCAGCGCTTGCACTGGGGTTCGGCAGACAGGTGATTACCATGTCAGTTTGTCTGGTCATCTCTGCAGGAGACTCAGCCCACTGCGCTCCTCGATCAATAAAGGGCGTCGCCACCTGTTGGTCAAGGTCTCTGACCATCAGATCGAAACCGTTGCGCTGCAAACTGCCGGCAAGTTTTCCACCGACGTTGCCAAGGCCAATAAATCCGATTCGCATCTTGTTCTCCAGTGCTGGTGGACTCTTGTGTGGTGACATCAGGTGGAGCATATGATGGGTTCGAAGGGCGACAATGGCAAGCTGAACACCAGACCCTGCCATACTCCTGAACAAAGGGGAGTATGAGCGAAACGGCTGGATCTTCATCGGCGATGGTTGGCGTTAGAATGAGCACAGGCCAGCGCGTGGGTATCGACTGGTTCCAATCCCGACACCCACCGGTTCAGCAAGAAGCGTCAAGAAGAATCAGGTTATGAGTGTCGCTAAAACAGTATCGGAAGTGGTTGCCCGGGCCCGGGTTGCCCAGGCTGAATTCGAAACCTTTGATCAGACCGCAATAGACAACGCAGTTTGTGCCCTGGCCTGGGTAATTATGGAGCCAGGTCGCAACCGACTGCTCGCTGAACAGGCGGTCGCTGATACCGGCTTGGGTTCTGTCGAAGATAAAGTACTCAAGAATCATCGCAAGACACTTGGCCTTCTTCGCGATCTCAAGGATATACGCACGGTCGGCGTGATTTCCGAGAATCCGGCGCTTGGATTGACCGAAATCGCCCGAGCTGTCGGTGTAGTCGGTGCGATAACGCCATCGACAAACCCGGTTGCCACACCCACAAACAAAGTCATCAATGCTGTTAAGGGCGGTAACGCGATAATTCTCGCGCCATCTCCCAAGGGAGAGGCGACGGGTAACAGACTGGTAGAGTACTTTCGTGCTGCCCTCAAACAGGTTGGTGCGCCTGAGGATCTTGTACAGAAACTGCCAAGCCCTGCTAATCGGGAAGCAACACGGGAATTGATGTCACAAGTCGATCTGGTTGTTGCGACGGGATCGCAGAACAACATTCGGGCCGCCTACTCCAGTGGCACACCGGCAGTGGGTGTTGGACAGGGCAATGTCGCAGTCATTGTCGATGAGACCGCTGACTGCAGTCTGGCAGCAGAAAAAATTATCACTTCAAAGTGTTTTGATCACGCAACGAGTTGTTCATCGGAAAATAGTGTGATTGTCGTTGATGGAGTTTATGACCGGTTTTGTGAGGCGCTTGTCTATCAGGGTGCTGTTATTCTGAATTCGGCTGAAAAACAACTACTGCAAGACACCATGTGGGTCAACGGGAGCCTCAATCCAGTGGTTCTGGCCCGCTCGGCTGTGGAAATTGCTGATCTTGCGGGTTTAGAGGGGGTTGGCTCGAGTACGAGTATCTTGGTTGTGCTGGAAAGTGGGACAGGACCTGCATATCCATTTTCCGGGGAAAAACTCTCACCGGTCTTGGCGCTGTACCGTACGTCGGATTTCGGTGCAGCCTGTGAACAAGTGCGGGCGATATACGGTTATCAGGGAGCAGGTCACTCAGTCGGATTGCACAGCAACAATGCGGAGCGAGCGGTAAAGATCGGTCTCACCTTGCCGGCCTGTCGTGTGATCGTCAATCAGGCACACTGTTTTGCGACCGGTGGGAGCTTCGACAATGGCCTTCCGTTTTCACTCTCCATGGGTTGTGGAACCTGGGGTGGTAACAGTGTGAGTGACAACGTCAATTATCGCCACTACCTGAATATAGTCCGCATCGTACGCCCAATTCCTGTCAATGAGCCGTCCGAGGAAGCACTTTTAACCGACTACTGGAACCGGTATGGTAAGTAGACCTGCGGCCGGTTTCGCACCGTTACCGGACGTAAAAGGTCAGACTGTCAGGTCTGTGCTTGATTACGGGGCAGAACAGCATCCCGATCGGGTGTTTGCCGTTTTTCCAGAGACTCACACCCGGGTCACTTGGGGAGAGCAGCGGCAGACTGCAGCCCGGCTTTGGTCCCGCCTGACAGATTCAGGCGTTTCTGACGGTGAGGCTGTTGGGACGCTGATGGCCAATGGGCGAACAGCACTCGAGCTTTTTCTGGGCTGCATGTACAGCAGATGTGTGTCGCTAATGCTCAACCCCGTAGCCGGCATTGATACCCTGGGTTACGTGATCAAGCATTCTGGTATCCGGCAACTGTTTGTCGACGATGACCATGCTGATCTGGCGAGTGCTGCAGTCACTGCATCTCGCCAGCAGGTGAAAGTGCATCGGGTCGCAGCTGACAGCGGTCTGCAACTCCCAGAAACTCAAAACCACCAAGACACAGGCGCACCTCGATCTGCTGATGATGCGTTACTGATCTACACGTCCGGTACCACAGGACGGCCTAAGGGCGTGATCCATACCCACGCCAGCCTGTTAGCCGGAGGCGCAAACATCTGTTCTGCTCATCATCTCAACAGCAGTGATCGTGCATTGTGTGTATTGCCTCTGTGCCATATCAACGGTCAGGTCGTGACAGTCATGGCGCCGCTGGTGAGTGGTTCATCTGTGGTCATGCCGAGGAAGTTCAGTACGCAAAGATTCTGGTGCTGGGCCGTTAAAGAAAACTGTACCTGGTTCAGTGTCGTGCCGACGATGATTTCCTATCTGCTGGGTACGGATGAAGGAACAGAGCACATCACAGAATCTCAACTGGCTGATATCCGTTTTGGCCGTTCCGCCTCTGCGCCGCTGGCACCCGCTGTACACAAGGCATTTGTCGAGCGATTTGGAATCCCATTGGTTGAAACCATGGGCATCACGGAAACGGCGGCCCAGATACTGTCCAATCCGCTGGACCCCGTGCAGCAGAAAATCGGATCAACAGGCCTGCCTTGCGGTAATTCGGTCCGGCTCAGAGATGCGGAAGGTGAGGATTGCAAAAACGGGGTCGAGGGTGAAATCGAAGTGCGGGGGCCGAATCTGATGCGCACCTACCTGAATGATGAGCAGGCGACTCGTGAGGCGTTTTCAGCAGACGGTTGGTACCGTACAGGCGACATGGGTTATAGGGATGGATCGGGCTACGTCTATGTCACCGGCAGAATTAAGGAAATCATTATCAAAGGTGGAGAGAACATCTCACCGCGAGAGATAGATGATGTGCTCTATCGTTTTCCTGGAATCCTTGAGGCCGCGGCGATTGCTGTACCCGATCCTGAGTATGGCGAGGACATTGCTGCTTGTGTGGTCCCTCATCCTGGCCAGCAGTTCGATGAAAATGCACTGCGTGACTTCTGCATCAAGGCGCTGGGACAGTTTAAATCACCTAGAAATATATATGTTCTGGAGGAGTTGCCTAAAGGACCCTCCGGAAAGATTCAGCGACTTAAACTCTCGGGGGATTACTCCAGTTGAG contains:
- a CDS encoding FAD-binding oxidoreductase, with translation MSHYDNSPLKARIGDSRLAQKLSRSIKGEVLFDHFSRGRYSTDASIYQIEPIGVVIPQAQDDLTTIIDIASEEGIPVLPRGAGTSQSGQTVGLALVIDVSKHLNQIVELDTAERTVTVEPGIVLDQLNAQLKPHGLFFPVDVSTASQATLGGMAGNNSCGARSIRYGLMRDNVLTIDAVLASGEQAQFGPIGPANTDLHEPEIYRRLTQSLIELADRESTEITTRFPKVHRRVGGYNIDAMLPPALQQREQNMAQLLVGSEGTLAFTRQLTLRLQPIPAYKVLGICHFPSFYQAMESTQHIVGLGPDAVELIDRTLIELALDIPMFSKTLTRFVNGDPDALLLVEFAGEEPTKLQQQLGDLSTLMADLGHPGSVVDIVNPADQQSVWEVRKSGLNIMMSMKGDRKPVSFIEDCAVPLEHLAEFTDRLTRIFEDHGTRGTWYAHASEGCLHVRPVLNMKSPEDVRKMRSIAEQAFSIVREYEGSHSGEHGDGIVRSEFHPIMFGDRMLNIFEQVKQIIDPDGLFNPGKIVDPPRMDDRSLFRYGPEYLDGKRSTQLDWSTWGGFSGAVEMCNNNGACRKQDAAVMCPSFRATGDETHSTRGRANTLRLALTGQLGPNAFTSSEMAESMSLCVGCKACKRECPTGVDMARMKLELQASQTAAHGLNMGQRLVAYLPRYAPMIGGIGPLFNAVQKLPGAALCIESLTGFTRHRRLPRWRKSKRLNSITQAGPADGQAVVVLLDTFSRWFEPENGEALIDVLAAAGCRVHVAGADDKRPLCCGRTFLAAGLIDEARHEARRLLLALKPFIEQKIPLVGLEPACILTLRDEYDVLLPASETKGLADMTFLLEEYLVKQSDVLSIRLEPTQYKQAALHCHCHQKAFATDHDVETVLNWIPELTVNPIASSCCGMAGDFGQWAKNYDVSMAMGELSLLPAVRVLDPNTVVVGGGTSCRQQIHDGTGRDAVHFVQLLYQSMAHSAATRTGETGHS
- a CDS encoding thiosulfate sulfurtransferase, translating into MSFVSPSQLKEQIIEGKELAVVDVRSGGAFAGAHLLYAISIPLANLELEFRHLIPRLETPIVLCDDASGLVDIAVVRLTEFGYTQVNILDGGIEAWEKGGYEIFSGVNVPSKAFGEFVEHKYGTPRLPAEEIKAKLDAGENIVILDSRPMKEFTSMSIPGGICCPGAELAYRISDAVDDPQTLVVVNCAGRTRSIIGAQSLINAGIPNPVVALENGTMGWHLAGYGLDHGQVRRAPNVTKNGLERSRKMADTVAKRFGVEKVSSADLERFRTQTSEITLFVLDVRSPEEYIAGHLPGSRSAPGGQLVQATDEYVGVRHARLILVDDTGVRATMTASWLIQMGWDNVYVLDGGLTQSGLEVGPEQREVLGLGNLDVQLVEASVLNELITQENAVVIDLADSLEFRAGHIPGAVRASRSGLENVLGKLAGDDVTAILTSADGVLAKFAAAEESHRDDLTVYVLDGGIDAWTAAGYALESGDDPAAGELSEDVWYRPYEQTDAIEEAMHAYLTWEVALVEQIERDGTTRFRRFDP
- a CDS encoding amidase is translated as MDLHKLGTVEILSGLRIRSFSVVELVQTLLERISALDYLQAWVCVDPEGVVEQARQKQAELDAGSSAPLIGVPTGVKDIFYTAGVPTTACSKVYADFVPKHDATTVARLQQAGGIMLGKTVTTEFAYRDPSPTRNPWNTDHTPGGSSSGSAAAVAAMMCPTAFGSQTRGSVLRPASYNGIVGLKPTFGRVSRFGVVPLSWSFDHVGWMARSVEDVALMLQVMAGPDKNDPTTVQDEVPDYCVGLKNPDPPHVGVLEDYFLENADDDVRAHTQEVVERLARDGARIEHLALPESFERAMADQLTILTVEAANFHEPLLKEKADLYGPNIRELVETGLGIDAVTYSRALESRLQLIADAEALAKKAQVLLTPTTPTPAPGDLSVTGSAMFQGPWTSTGLPTVTVPSGLSQSGLPLGIQLIAARLEEPRLLSAARWCEQVLGRMPAPPLQI
- a CDS encoding aminotransferase class V-fold PLP-dependent enzyme, whose protein sequence is MTGNRSGRHFLQIPGPTNVPERVLRVIQQPTIDHRGPRFQQLVRDILDRLQLIFRTDSPIIIFPSSGTGAWEAALVNTLSAGDKVLMYETGHFASLWYTLAERLGLDPQLIAGNWRTGIDADAIQRILEEDSGHNIKAVCVVHNETSTGVTSDIQAVRHAIDSAGHAALLMVDTISSLASIDYRHDEWGVDVTVAGSQKGLMLPPGLGFNAVSEKALSVTEKATLPRSYWSWMEVLAANQTGFFPYTPATNLLMGLQEAVDMLLGEGLENVFSRHMRFGEATRRAVQAWGLELLCLNPLEYSNSLTAVMMPETINADDFRRVVLERFDMSLGNGLGQLAGNVFRIGHLGDFNDLMLMATLAGIEITLDVAAVPHKKGGVQAAVDYIAAQVQG